One window of the Cryptomeria japonica chromosome 7, Sugi_1.0, whole genome shotgun sequence genome contains the following:
- the LOC131050058 gene encoding B3 domain-containing protein Os01g0905400, whose translation MENEVTGNILLPCTECTKGCFRIHGNHKFKDKENSDGYSYFFKIMLGDFAQKLPIPPAFVPKLGSETGNRISQNVVLQGPRSSRGSRSPRLVAKLWSTNGGLEFRQGWEKFVHQYRIELGDFLVFKYIGWSYFKVKIFGRSGCEKNLTILPERKSQKICPSPSSALLGNFEKNMSDKSQISLVSDKERSERRETVLALGDPGKEPSSSSSSHRRGCPPKNPQHCNSFISRKKQQRKISRD comes from the exons ATGGAGAATGAAGTAACAGGGAACATTTTACTTCCTTGCACAGAGTGCACTAAGGGTTGTTTTAGAATTCATGGCAACCATAAATTCAAAGACAAAGAGAACTCTGATGGGTATTCCTACTTCTTCAAAATCATGCTTGGGGACTTTGCACAAAAGCTG CCTATTCCTCCTGCATTTGTTCCAAAGCTGGGAAGTGAGACTGGTAATCGTATCAGCCAAAATGTGGTTCTGCAAGGCCCAAGGAGCTCGCGAGGATCAAGAAGCCCTCGGTTGGTTGCAAAACTATGGAGTACTAATGGAGGACTGGAATTTCGACAGGGTTGGGAGAAATTTGTGCATCAGTACAGAATTGAGTTGGGAGATTTTCTGGTGTTTAAGTATATCGGTTGGTCTTATTTCAAAGTAAAAATATTTGGAAGAAGTGGATGTGAGAAAAACCTTACTATTCTTCCTGAGAGGAAATCACAGAAGATATGCCCTAGTCCTAGTAGTGCTCTTCtgggaaattttgaaaagaatatgaGTGACAAGTCACAAATTAGTTTGGTTTCTGATAAGGAAAGAAGTGAACGAAGAGAAACAGTACTTGCACTTGGAGATCCAGGGAAAGAAcctagttcttcttcttcttctcacc GTCGTGGCTGTCCTCCGAAAAATCCTCAACATTGCAACTCATTTATTTCTAGAAAGAAGCAACAGAGAAAAATCTCTAGAGACTAA